GGTTAGCAGACCAGCCCCAACTGCAGCAAGCCAGCAGCAAAATAAAACACAAAAAGTATCCCCTGCCTGCCCACAAAAATAAATCGCAACTTAATCTCAATTCTAACATAAATGGTTACCAATCATTGCATAGTCTGTCAAAAATCAAGAATATGAAACAGTTTATAGTAGAacccatgaaaaaaaaaaaaaagcccaatTGCGActacaaaatataatacaatgAACATTAAGACGAAAATAGTGAAAATCCCCTGCCTACCCTCAAAAGTTAATCGCAACTCAATCTCAATTCTAACATAAATGGCTACCAATCAGAGAATAATCTGCCAAAAATCAAGAATATGAAGCAATTCATAGTAGAACCCATAAAAAATAAAGCCCAATTAAGACTACAAAACGTAATACACTGAACATCAAATTCCATGACCTGGCCTCGCCGTTCTTTGAAATCGCAGAAAGCTCTGGATTCAGCCAACTTAGAATTCTTCCCCACCCGCCTTCGGAACTCCGCAAAGTCGACGAGATCACCGCCTATGCCCCCTTCGTCGCTGAAAATCCTTGCGAAGAGGCCAACGATGGGGAGGGCACCGATGATTTTGCTGGCAATAGTGGATATTGAGTTCGAATCCTCCATATAAGACCTGACAGAGAAGACCCCATAAGAGCCTAACGCTTTGGGCGAGTTGGGTTTTCTGGGGTTGTGATGAATTTGGCGGAGAATCAGGAGAGAAGGCGAGAGAGGCCTGCAGGAGGTGCTGTAGAAATGGCGTTCGCTTTGGGTGCAGAGATTAGTGTGGAGAGAAGATAAAGGAGTGGATGTCACAACCACCATGGCTCTGGGAGGTGGAGGTTGCTACCTCTTCATAATTGGACCCTCTTTTATTGGAAAAAGTGAAATCTTCATTTTATTAACATTTGGTGCTGCTtctcttaaaattttaaactaataaaaatattaaaaattattaaagtgTGTCAATAACTTTTTAATGATaagaattatttattaaaaaaaatttaagaaaattaattaagggATGtccgaaaaataaaagaaacgaAAATCAAAAAGTAAAAACCAACATCCAattttggttaatatttataaaaataaaataaattaaaattctaGTTAAAAGatactcattttcatatttaaatcaaataatattaacaaaatatgattaaaattataaaattataaaataatacacattaaaaaaatactataataaaagtaaaaattattataattattttacttaattgttatgcTTTCAATGTAACGCCTCGGCTCTTAATACGGCCCcaaagtgctactatacatatatatccTGTACAAATCCTGAAAATATACATAACTACCCAGAGCATCGCCCGATCGACACGTCAGCGCTTCCATATTTAAAGCCACGAGGGCTTTTATTCCGTGCGGAGGGTGCACCCGTCCTTCATCTACAAAAGCAGTCTTGACTTCCACCTCATCACGGTCACGGGACGATGGTTGACGTGGCAGATGACGAATGGTCGGTGAAGTAGTGGCTGTGTGGTGGACTTGGACTTGGACTTGGACTTGGTGGCTGCGAGCGCGGAGGAGTGCACCGTATAgagccctaaatagggacatatgggtattgcggaaaacataaacatccatatggaTTTTAATAGACATACTAGAGTACATAACTATTCCTTACCTACATTCAtttgtacataaaacataaattgtattacattccTAAAAAGAAAACCCAGCCTAACTAAACAACCCATAACTCATACAAAACTTATGTCAGCAAACCAGACGCTAAGCTCCAAAGTCTTTCTAGAAGACTATGACTGATTTCGTGTAActcctgaaacaaaggttgtaagattggggtgagacacttctcagtaaggaggaagatattataTCATGATCAGTGTATGACTGTACAGTTATATTCTTATTTGATAATGGTtacatagattgcacattctcaatatTGTAATGTATACATAGTAAATACATAAATCTCTGATAATATACAACccaacatcattacaagtgagagttcccaaggttagggtagggtacaggcctatacactgtacaatccctccgcccggtactcaaacttgtgactttgcctattaaaacttttaaatcatgtatatgcatatttagaacaccgtccaacttgaaactatcataactatgctagTAACTCCTCATGGCAAGGGTTGTGTGATAAGAAAGCACTGATCGAGCCCTGTTCGTGTAGACATTGTCAaacatcataacatactgcagtccgacttggccatcaccaccctgatcccttttgaccagtggcccttcttaccagGCCTACTACTAGGTACTCACACTAAAAAAtaactacgtgtggttgcactgtacctttgTTTTGACAACGGTACCGAGCCTACATAATATTAGCTTTTTAATgtttcatatactattgagactAGATatggtcccaatatcatatatataatttacattaaaacataatcacttgtgcaattccagtattttcacaatctcattcatgcatactttcattcatactgtggtaaaaacCGGCTCATAACCTCTCGGCTTTatccttttctcatacttggcacagTATCTAACCGGCACCTATTTTCTGCATTTTCTGATAATCACTTGGAACCTTGGTCTCCATAGTTCATATATGTACATTCGAAATcagtatagattcaattcatatcatacgtcacacttatttgaaCAAATATACATGTCATACAAACGGGTTCGTAAAATATCGTTTTTgctgctattaagagtttcaagcatctcctactttatttttagtgcaaataaaatagtttaagaaatttggagatcatatgccaaaaaccccattgttgccaaaaccgtaaaatcgtgaAAATCGTAAGAATCGATATTTATACccggtaaaactttgcaaataagcaatcaataagtacatataaacataagctacatatcatGTGGTTTcgttttctaaaaatattgacGTAAACAAATCCCTTATCTTTAATCCTGAAAACCAAAACATGaacgaatcgatccaaaacaacgacacgagatccccgaaacctaaaaatcgaagaacaatacttcactataatctcaactATTACATAACTatcgaaccaaaaatgaaatcagatccttacctcgtgttagctttaccgtgatctaAAGAaaagggtgaattggtatttttaaaattaaatccctaggtcagtatcctaacactagtatattcacaaccctaaagtcaatattgtgcaagtaaagtaaatcaattgtaatacgtagcagaaattaaatagagcaagttaatcaactaagcatgcaccaaaaAGTAGTAAAGGAAGTGACATCCAAAAATGTtgtcgaggttcggcaaattgcttACGTCAccgtcttggctaacaagcacaatgattaccactataatggtcacttaagcgggtggagcggtacctaaacaactaggtcaattagcacaagactgacctcaatctttacacaatccttaccggactagatTACTGTCCCCTCatgccacacctggaatacaacagtattatcttaa
This Malania oleifera isolate guangnan ecotype guangnan chromosome 11, ASM2987363v1, whole genome shotgun sequence DNA region includes the following protein-coding sequences:
- the LOC131168636 gene encoding photosystem I assembly factor PSA3, chloroplastic; translation: MVVVTSTPLSSLHTNLCTQSERHFYSTSCRPLSPSLLILRQIHHNPRKPNSPKALGSYGVFSVRSYMEDSNSISTIASKIIGALPIVGLFARIFSDEGGIGGDLVDFAEFRRRVGKNSKLAESRAFCDFKERRGQAGDTFCVLFCCWLAAVGAGLLTSEEILEGVTRLRISNDIEYEEENFLAMMNESKEKRSKLKLAKPAIPMEIRAEKALEAIYVCCFGKDPIEEEDERLLRIMLSAVFPSVEQPEIERIVKEKVTKVAEGGDEDNFPGPESLSKGAVPLQLKDLQFLRQNTES